In one Drosophila pseudoobscura strain MV-25-SWS-2005 chromosome X, UCI_Dpse_MV25, whole genome shotgun sequence genomic region, the following are encoded:
- the LOC4813719 gene encoding selenoprotein F: MQKLVLFTLVAITCQQTHAEFTAADCRELGFIKAQLMCSSCDKLDDFGLETLKTPCKQCCTLDQQPAAQRTYAKAILEVCTCKFRAYPQIQAFIQSGRPAKFPNLQIKYVRGLDPVVKLLDAAGKVQETLSITKWNTDTVEEFFETHLAKDGKGKSSYSVVEEAVDDDDDDYLLTNKV, encoded by the exons ATGCAGAAACTTGTACTTTTTACACTCGTAGCTATTACT TGCCAGCAAACCCATGCCGAATTCACGGCCGCCGACTGTCGGGAGCTGGGCTTCATTAAGGCCCAGTTAATGTGCTCCAGTTGCGACAAACTGGATGACTTTGGCCTGGAGACCCTCAA GACCCCGTGCAAGCAGTGCTGCACTCTGGACCAGCAGCCGGCGGCACAGCGCACCTATGCCAAGGCCATTCTGGAGGTGTGCACCTGCAAGTTCCGTGCCTATCCCCAGATACAGGCATTCATCCAGAGCGGACGACCCGCCAAGTTCCCCAATCTCCAGATCAAGTATGTCCGTGGGCTGGATCCCGTGGTGAAGCTGCTCGATGCCGCTGGCAAGGTTCAGGAGACACTGTCCATAACCAAGTGGAACACGGACACCGTGGAGGAGTTCTTTGAGACGCATCTGGCCAAGGATGGCAAGGGCAAGAGCTCCTACAGTGTAGTCGAGGAGGcagtcgacgacgacgacgatgattaTCTGCTTACGAATAAAGTTTGA
- the Krn gene encoding protein spitz — MRAPVLLLAYALISASCLTLCAACSSRPMPKPRPEAPPTTEGPGAGDGAGPVPTLPPDNVAITTPRPNITFPTFKCPPTYAAWYCLNDATCFTVEIHNDILYNCECALGFMGPRCEYKEIDGSYLPTRNRVMLEKASIVSGATLALLFMAMCCVILYMRHEKQQKQKLNDSGTDVGDVVGGGGCQNDGMDEVDSRKPMRSARRPFAPCRILSLEEAHYQALASNHRPRHCN, encoded by the coding sequence ATGAGAGCCCCTGTCTTGCTGCTTGCCTATGCTCTAATCAGCGCCAGCTGCTTGACGCTTTGTGCCGCCTGCTCATCGCGTCCCATGCCCAAACCCCGTCCGGAGGCGCCGCCGACCACAGAGGGACCTGGAGCCGGAGATGGAGCCGGGCCCGTGCCAACACTGCCTCCAGATAATGTGGCCATAACAACGCCGCGTCCGAACATCACCTTCCCCACCTTCAAGTGCCCGCCCACATATGCGGCCTGGTACTGTCTGAACGATGCCACCTGCTTCACCGTGGAGATCCACAACGATATCCTGTACAACTGCGAGTGCGCCCTGGGATTCATGGGGCCGCGGTGCGAGTACAAGGAGATCGACGGCTCCTATCTGCCCACGCGCAACCGCGTGATGCTGGAGAAGGCCAGCATCGTGAGTGGCGCCACCCTGGCGCTGCTCTTCATGGCCATGTGCTGCGTGATCCTCTACATGCGCCacgagaagcagcagaagcagaagctaaACGACAGCGGCACCGATGTGGGCGATGTGGTGGGTGGAGGTGGCTGTCAGAACGATGGCATGGATGAGGTCGATAGCCGAAAGCCAATGCGCTCAGCCCGACGTCCGTTCGCACCCTGTCGGATCCTCTCGCTGGAGGAGGCCCACTACCAGGCCCTGGCCTCCAATCACCGCCCCAGGCACTGCAATTAA
- the Ndfip gene encoding NEDD4 family-interacting protein 1-like, whose amino-acid sequence MPHNNQNSDDDQLGPPKADFSAPPPYEANVGGPQGTLQAQMPSLSLTTHVSGHEMGGPMQGGELVGGQLPQDMHGKLPTYEEVQMEKSLNGELPPAFLTLPSNQQLPPPPNPLLPPNPLRDGAAAVRAAQPALTFIAIDASDPENSLSTTDNLLGTDIMFITAFIVAFLFNWIGFLMLTCFCHTIAARYGALSGFGLSLAKWTLIVKHSTDLASHENSWLWWLICAFGFLISIRALIQYVSIKRSWRLLSASAQERLLFFY is encoded by the coding sequence ATGCCGCACAACAACCAAAATTCCGACGATGATCAGCTGGGACCACCCAAGGCCGATTTCAGTGCACCACCGCCATACGAGGCCAATGTGGGAGGGCCACAGGGCACGCTGCAGGCTCAGATGCCCTCACTGTCGCTGACCACGCATGTCAGCGGGCACGAGATGGGAGGGCCGATGCAGGGCGGCGAGTTGGTGGGAGGACAGTTGCCGCAGGATATGCACGGAAAGCTGCCCACCTACGAGGAGGTGCAGATGGAGAAGTCGCTAAATGGAGAGCTGCCGCCCGCCTTTCTGACGCTGCCCTCGAACCAACAGTTGCCGCCACCGCCGAACCCACTGCTGCCGCCCAATCCGCTGCGCGACGGTGCGGCTGCAGTGCGTGCCGCCCAGCCGGCGCTGACGTTCATCGCCATCGATGCCAGTGATCCGGAGAACAGTCTCTCGACCACCGATAATTTGCTGGGCACGGACATCATGTTCATCACGGCCTTCATTGTGGCCTTTCTGTTCAATTGGATCGGCTTCCTGATGCTCACCTGTTTCTGTCACACAATCGCCGCCCGGTACGGCGCCCTCTCTGGCTTCGGCCTGTCGCTGGCCAAATGGACCTTGATCGTAAAGCACTCGACGGACCTGGCCTCCCACGAGAATTCCTGGCTTTGGTGGTTGATCTGTGCCTTTGGCTTCCTGATCAGCATACGCGCCCTCATCCAGTATGTGAGCATCAAGCGGTCGTGGCGCCTCCTATCGGCCTCGGCCCAGGAACGGTTGCTATTCTTCTACTAG